A single genomic interval of Eurosta solidaginis isolate ZX-2024a chromosome 3, ASM4086904v1, whole genome shotgun sequence harbors:
- the LOC137246038 gene encoding uncharacterized protein — protein sequence MNLKCYVCSRIFTQCKILFYHIKNVHTLATNDLFQCGFSNCNQTFPIFKAFKKHMQNESKRYCTTNNSVSISNSNETSSNTCTAIVPPQQNCEIFRSDSNNTFSVPDISIEEGYLKFSLHHFCKKKIPRRETIQLQREVTSLIINPIRAKIINILNHFDSKNLPDLKASLQDLASCCNDPFKDINSEYKLIKTLKELDLYAAPKIIQIDNSVRSLQIKHVAKLDATVAKGVLFQIKFHIKKFFEIPGVYESFEENMKSLAIDNTSLNNFINGKTWRNKINRYPEKCLIPYLLYFDDFEVNNPLDSHSSSLLATYYSFPTAPINIRHKLASIFIAALFKSQDVKSFGNAKTFFKLIEVLNDLKENGIDIKTSNGTKTIFPCLGLVAGDNLALNNILEEFDKLRNKLNYEQDIVQNDFGNTGITKNSIFNKIRNFHVTENYYVDILHDILEGVLKYGFCNIILHYINQKTFDLEFLNLRKQNFDYGETENGNKSPSLQLHHIKSFNLKLSGREMLTFAHFFTLIIGDVVERDDIVWKFVLNLIELLDLLLLSEYTSLDMINLKSHIQTHNRDYPIIFYDTLKPKHHLLIHYCRVLEHSGPLKLLWTLPFESKHRQLKEYAKNITSRKNLTLSLAIKFAIVFSENVTNFENIEILLGKKIGLLQYSLYWTHLQSMFNNETLEGCVCYLSFKRYNTLYKRNFIIFFYDPNFSAYQILEIFTKDNKTFMFCEKNSILTYNAHFLSYEVGGKSSEFKLFNADNLKNPPIHLYTVQNRLFLRPKQFF from the exons atgaatttaaaatgttatgtttgTTCAAGAATATTTACACAATGTAAAATCTTGTTTTATCACATAAAAAATGTGCATACTTTAGCAACAAATGACTTATTTCAATGCGGATTTTCAAATTGTAATCAAACTTTCCCAATTTTCAAAGCTTTTAAAAAACACATGCAAAATGAGAGTAAGAGATATTGTACCACAAACAACTCAGTTAGTATAAGCAACTCAAATGAAACATCGTCGAATACTTGTACAGCTATTGTTCCTCCTCAACAAAATTGTGAAATCTTCAGAAGTGATTCCAATAATACTTTTTCTGTGCCAGATATCAGTATTGAGGAAGgttatttaaagttttcattACACcatttttgcaaaaagaaaattccaaGAAGAGAAACAATACAATTGCAAAGAGAAGTCACAAGCTTAATTATAAATCCAATAAGagctaaaataataaatattttaaatcattttGACTCAAAAAATCTACCAGATTTAAAAGCAAGTCTACAGGATTTAGCTTCCTGTTGTAATGATCCTTTCAAAGACATAAATTCTGAGTATAAACTTATTAAAACTCTAAAAGAGCTGGATCTTTATGCTGCTCCCAAAATTATTCAGATTGATAATTCAGTAAGATCTTTGCAAATTAAGCATGTCGCCAAGCTTGATGCTACTGTAGCAAAAGGTGTATTGTTCCAAATAAAATTCCATATTAAGAAATTCTTTGAAATACCAGgtgtatatgaaagttttgagGAAAATATGAAAAGCCTAGCAATAGATAACACTTCTTTAAACAACTTTATTAACGGAAAAACATGGCGAAATAAGATAAATAGGTATCCAGAAAAATGTCTTATTCCCTATTTGCTCTATTTCGACGATTTTGAAGTTAACAACCCGTTGGACTCTCAtagctcatcacttttggcaactTATTACTCATTCCCCACAGCCCCAATAAATATTAGGCATAAACTTGCCTCTATATTTATTGCAGCTCTATTCAAATCGCAAGATGTTAAAAGTTTTGGTAATgccaaaacattttttaaattaatagaaGTCCTTAATGACTTGAAAGAAAATGGTATAGATATAAAAACTTCAAATGGGACTAAGACAATTTTTCCTTGCTTGGGTTTAGTAGCAGGAGACAACTTAGCATTAAATAATATTCTCG AAGAATTTGACAAGTTGCGAAATAAACTTAATTACGAGCAGGATATTGTACAAAATGATTTTGGAAACACAGGGATTAcaaaaaattctatttttaataaaatacgtAACTTTCATGTTACTGAAAACTATTATGTTGATATATTACATGATATCCTAGAGGGCGTATTGAAATATGGTTTTTGTAATATTATCCTACATTATATCAATCAGAAAACTTTTGATTTGGAATTTCTTAATCTACGGAAACAAAATTTTGACTATGGCGAAACTGAAAATGGGAACAAATCACCTTCTCTGCAGTTGCATCATATAAAATCATTTAACTTGAAGCTTTCTGGTCGAGAAATGCTAACATTTGCtcatttttttactttgattatTGGAGACGTAGTAGAAAGAGATGATATCGTATGGAAATTTGTTTTGAATCTTATAGAGCTATTGGACTTGTTGTTATTGTCTGAGTACACGAGCTTAGATATGATAAATTTAAAATCTCATATACAAACTCATAACAGGGATTACCCAATCATTTTTTATGATACTTTGAAACCAAAGCATCATCTTCTCATCCACTACTGTAGAGTGCTTGAACATTCGGGTCCCTTGAAATTGCTTTGGACACTACCTTTTGAATCAAAGCATAGACAGTTGAAAGAATATGCTAAAAATATTacatcaagaaaaaatttaacattgtCTTTAGCCATTAAGTTTGCAATAGTATTTTCGGAAAATGTaactaatttcgaaaatattgaaattttacttGGTAAAAAAATAGGTTTGTTACAATATTCTTTGTATTGGACGCATTTACAGAGTATGTTTAATAATGAAACACTGGAAGGGTGTGTATGTTATTTAAGTTTCAAAAGGTATAATACATTGTATAAAcggaattttattatatttttttatgatcCCAATTTTTCCGCTTATCAAATACTTGAGATTTTCACAAAGGATAATAAAACTTTcatgttttgtgaaaaaaatagTATTCTAACatataatgcacattttttatcgtACGAGGTTGGTGGGAAATCGTCAGAATTTAAGCTTTTTAACGCAGATAACTTAAAAAATCCACCAATTCATCTTTATACAGTTCAAAATCGATTGTTTTTGAGGCCAAAGCAGTTCTTTTAA
- the LOC137244467 gene encoding uncharacterized protein, with the protein MAEDLKNLMEKLQGGVFFELLKDNGFTIESLRYLKPNHLDTLIDKSLFGQRVIFERNLLKWQAEVDEGGTTETHCLSEPTPPASSFNSGVRSFYDKSIEDILNETASGKQILKFYENKQNLTPKYRKLLSATVTSYLIDAKICARPYTFDLLSCKIVKYFTKETQETYYLAVKGKKPGGCLYAKYHSSLSKLRAAGIILKKRALEESLETNEPNYALPDEKESNDQVWLKYNIEPYDEVVQKWETTFAVRHSFMKNAENLNSILEEWPLYKQSFGYSLTELDFQKLYPERTNLLFDKWSRFHQSIPFLFDTHIKDANSLHIWKRLKEGIFTTGWCDLVHFYII; encoded by the exons ATGGCAGaagacttaaaaaatttaatggagAAACTGCAAGGAGGAGTATTTTTTGAACTTCTTAAAG ataatggATTTACCATTGAAAGCTTACGTTATTTGAAACCAAATCATTTGGATACCCTAATTGACAAATCTCTGTTTGGACAGCGCGTAATATTTGAGAGAAATCTTTTAAAATGGCAAGCGGAAGTA GATGAAGGAGGTACTACAGAGACACATTGCTTATCGGAACCCACGCCACCAGCCTCAAGTTTCAACAGTGGTGTCAGAAGTTTTTACGAT AAATCTATAGAAGATATTCTCAATGAAACAGCTAGTGGAAAACAAATCCTAAAGTTTtacgaaaacaaacaaaatcttACACCGAAATACCGTAAATTATTATCTGCAACTGTGACCAGTTATCTGATTGATGCTAAAATCTGTGCTCGTCCATATACCTTTGATCTATTATCATGTAAAATCGTTAAATATTTTACAAAGGAAACTCAG GAAACTTATTATCTTGCTGTTAAAGGAAAGAAACCAGGTggctgtttgtatgcaaaatatcaCAGTAGCTTATCAAAATTGAGAGCAGCCGGGATCATCTTAAAGAAGAGAGCATTAGAGGAATCCCTTGAAACGAATGAACCAAATTATGCTTTGCCGG ATGAAAAGGAAAGTAACGATCAAGTTTGGCTGAAATATAATATTGAACCTTACGACGAAGTGGTACAAAAATGGGAGACAACATTCGCAGTCAGACACAGCTTTATGAAGAACGCTGAAAACTTAAATTCAATTCTAGAAGAGTGGCCACTCTATAAACAAAGCTTTGGATATTCACTG ACTGAACTTGATTTTCAAAAGCTCTATCCAGAACGGACTAATTTGTTGTTTGATAAATGGAGCCGGTTTCATCAATCAATACCATTTTTGTTTGACACTCATATCAAGGATGCAAACAGTTTACATATATGGAAGCGACTCAAAGAAGGAATTTTCACAACCGGTTGGTGTGATTTAGTCCACTTTTACATCAtataa
- the LOC137244471 gene encoding uncharacterized protein encodes MCDKTASDRNSTLFKYIHSENKDMVKEDAKKRSADGNYFKIPCKQELQEIDEEAQSLQRLLHNLCVQEQHQLDNETPLKSIDVTLLEDIEAPSKMWDSTIVGDTTLQTSPLKMFHFRIGW; translated from the exons atgtgtgataaaacagcatccgatcgtaacagcacactatttaagtacatacatagcgagaacaaggatatggttaaagaagatgctaaaaagcgcagcgccgatggaaactattttaaaatcccttgtaaacaag aactacaagaaatagatgaagaagcacaatcactgcaacgtctattgcataacttatgcgtacaggagcagcatcaattggataatgaaactcctttaaaaagtattgatgtaacactactagaagatattgaagcgccatctaaaatgtgggactccacaatagtgggcgataccactttacaaacttcacctttgaaaatg ttccatttccgtattggatggtaa